The following proteins are co-located in the Penaeus monodon isolate SGIC_2016 chromosome 10, NSTDA_Pmon_1, whole genome shotgun sequence genome:
- the LOC119577979 gene encoding nuclear valosin-containing protein-like, whose amino-acid sequence MSAKTKTTEKGEKKSQKKNAKKRKDTRNESLNTTLQSEITGTVVLIPKEMLQDKTLEGISRVHSLTVCMLKGLAEQKGFLNHQFVTLTTKGEVLPAHLIIDSKMKENVAIIKDETSNLLCEGEDVVVTSQCSKLFAEEVKLCLLNTTELSESAAFLAYLKEQLVNQCLVLRIGMIIIISYLSQDIVLQVKDLKIFAINDVGVAKVPFQCIWQTCIYVENQKTSEDNIVDKRVCFDFIGGYKTILQDLQEEIQLFMYNSGSKMKKTEGILISGPSGCGKSLIGEALKSKYSTKFLSMQIEDVKSKFIGETEQNLKKLFDKAVDRAPCILFIDDIDILCSSRDRKGSTGTVTALLHLMDGVTGNSSRGVLVVATASDPKSLDAALRRPGRLSQDLCLQAPTEVDRQEILEKMLHRVPSNLTDSDLHILAARTPGYVGGDLRRVIMEAIVQADGKAIDREMIQTAITVVRPAALLASNTADREVQLSDIHGYGQLKHHLQESVNLTLCHSAIFQDCGISPPSRFFLFGPPGCGKTALVMAIATEFHLNVIPVKRSTVLGKYFGESEQNLAKVFQKAQESSPCIILFENFDGLAGTKSDGGVDVENRIINHLKVQLDGIVRNDSVFIFAETNRPDLVNKDLIRPGRFHEYHFINLPDQDDRQALLSKNLTSSLQEMSLDQLVDLTKGFTVSEIIQFCEELRTQDKESAGFSNLEDDTISRACIEDALETIVPNTSLKMMSRYHSFAQIYCSSGNKDTFR is encoded by the exons ATGAGTGCTAAAACTAAGACTaccgagaagggagagaagaagagccagaagaagaatgcaaaaaaacgaaaagataccAGAAATGAGTCCTTAAATACAACCTTACAATCAGAGATCACAGGCACTGTTGTTTTAATTCCAAAGGAGATGCTTCAAG ATAAGACCCTAGAAGGAATCAGCAGAGTTCATTCACTTACTGTTTGCATGTTAAAAGGTCTGGCTGAACAGAAAGGATTTCTTAATCACCAGTTTGTAACACTTACAACCAAAGGGGAAGTTTTACCAGCACATCTTATAATTGAcagcaaaatgaaagaaaatgtggcAATTATTAAAGATG AAACTTCCAATTTATTGTGTGAGGGAGAAGATGTGGTTGTAACCTCACAGTGTTCAAAATTATTTGCAGAAGAAGTAAAACTGTGCCTTCTGAATACTACAGAATTAAGTGAATCTGCAGCATTTTTAGCATATTTAAAAGAACAACTTGTAAATCAATGTTTAGTATTGAGAATtggaatgattattattatcagttatttgaGTCAAGACATTGTACTACAAGTGAAGGAtttgaaaatttttgcaattaatgatgTTGGTGTGGCAAAAGTTCCTTTCCAATGTATATGGCAGACATGTATTTATGTAGAAAACCAGAAAACCTCTGAAGATAATATAGTGGACAAAAGAGTATGCTTTGATTTCATAGGAGGTTATAAAACAATACTACAAGATCTGCAAGAAGAAATACAGTTATTCATGTATAATAGTGgctcaaaaatgaagaaaacagaagGAATATTAATTAGTGGACCATCAGGATGTGGGAAGAGTTTGATAGGAGAAgcattaaaaagtaaatacagCACCAAATTTCTTAGTATGCAGATAGAGGATGTAAAGAGCAAGTTCATAGGAGAAACAGAGCAAAACCTAAAGAAGCTGTTTGATAAAGCTGTTGATAG GGCCCCATGCATACTCTTCATTGATGATATAGACATATTGTGCAGCAGCAGAGACCGAaaaggttcaacaggcacagtgACCGCTCTTCtacacttgatggatggtgttaCTGGAAATTCCTCTAGAG GAGTACTTGTAGTTGCAACAGCATCGGATCCTAAGAGCCTAGATGCTGCATTAAGAAGACCAGGTAGACTGTCACAGGATTTGTGCCTTCAGGCCCCAACTGAAGTAGACAGGCaagaaattcttgaaaaaatgcTTCACAG AGTGCCAAGTAACTTGACAGACAGTGATCTACACATCCTGGCAGCAAGAACTCCTGGTTATGTTGGAGGAGACCTGCGAAGGGTTATAATGGAGGCAATAGTTCAAGCAGATGGGAAGGcaatagatagagaaatgataCAGACTGCCATTACTGTTGTCAGACCAGCAGCTCTCCTAGCTTCAAACACAGCAGATAGAGAG GTCCAGCTCTCCGATATTCATGGCTATGGTCAGCTGAAGCACCATTTGCAGGAGTCAGTGAACTTGACTCTCTGTCACAGTGCCATCTTCCAAGATTGTGGAATTTCTCCTCCATCCAGATTCTTCTTGTTTGGCCCTCCAGGATGTGGCAAAACTGCATTGGTCATGGCCATTGCGACAGAATTCCATCTAAATGTCATTCCTGTCAAGCGATCAACAGTGTTAGGAAAATATTTTGGAGAATCTGAACAGAATCTAGCAAAAGTTTTCCAGAAG GCTCAGGAATCATCTCCTTGCATTATACTTTTTGAAAACTTTGATGGCCTTGCTGGGACCAAAAGTGATGGAGGTGTTGATGTGGAGAATCGTATTATCAACCATCTCAAAGTCCAGCTGGATGGTATTGTTCGTAATGACAGTGTATTCATTTTTGCGGAAACAAATAGGCCTGACTTAGTGAACAAG GACTTGATTCGCCCTGGACGATTCCATGAGTATCACTTCATCAACTTGCCAGATCAGGATGATAGGCAGGCATTACTGAGTAAAAATTTAACGAGCTCACTGCAAGAAATGTCACTGGATCAACTAGTTGATTTAACAAAAGGCTTTACTGTTTCTGAG ATTATCCAGTTTTGTGAGGAACTTAGAACACAAGATAAAGAGAGTGCTGGTTTCAGTAACTTAGAAGATGACACCATCAGTAGAGCCTGTATAGAAGATGCTTTGGAGACAATCGTGCCTAACACTTCTCTAAAGATGATGAGCAGATACCATTCATTTGCACAGATATATTGTTCATCAGGAAATAAAGACACGTTTAGATAA
- the LOC119577978 gene encoding LOW QUALITY PROTEIN: proton-coupled folate transporter-like (The sequence of the model RefSeq protein was modified relative to this genomic sequence to represent the inferred CDS: deleted 1 base in 1 codon) → MTTSVLEETDPLLNKSTGNKSLYSSTSSPSPHEVEGDPLDEDETQPLRQSRFKGFLSYVTVEPAMFLHSLSAAVEGVFETNMMLDKTCLIQMNYSEEVCEALDSGKYVEQQDIVQQITNKYSMYSQWIELGPPVLVLIFLGVWSDTRSRRLPLLLPMIGATLKAAGLMANAYFWTLQPYFILLSHIPYGLCGNVMAAYMAAYVIIGDLTGTQARTSRLSIAGIMYLLSSPVGSALGTALYQSNGYTLVFGIEVVISALSAVYVVARFDNKPPGRDGEQDEKRKILSLETIMTPFRVVLKKREREGRPQILGHIVCISLFMMSADDDFSFLFLYTRKKFDWNYFNFTVWSIFRTPISIIAACVVVPILSYRFGMRDTLLSFTASISQLFYGVLMGTAPESWVFYLAVVVSGCKDFGISCSRGALSKLVEQHEMGAVFSVIGIGEALLPLAVSPVYTAVYNSTLEVFSGTVFLLLACVSVIIATIYVWLLTHFEEVNDEETSTS, encoded by the exons ATGACGACGTCAGTCCTCGAAGAAACGGATCCGCTTCTAAATAAATCCACAGGAAATAAGTCTTTATATTCATCCACGTCATCACCTTCTCCACATGAAGTCGAGGGAGACCCTCTGGACGAAGACGAAACACAGCCATTGCGCCAAAGCAGATTCAAGGGGTTTTTGTCGTACGTCACAGTGGAACCGGCGAtgtttcttcactctctctcggcGGCGGTGGAGGGAGTATTCGAGACGAATATGATGTTGGATAAGACTTGCTTAATCCAGATGAACTACAGCGAAGAGGTGTGTGAGGCTTTGGACTCAGGGAAGTATGTCGAACAGCAAGACATCGTCCAGCAGATCACCAATAAGTACAGCATGTATTCCCAGTGGATCGAGCTCGGCCCTCCCGTCCTCGTGCTCATTTTCCTGGGCGTCTGGAGCGACACGCGAAGTCGCCGTCTCCCATTGCTTCTGCCGATGATTGGAGCGACGTTGAAGGCTGCG GGTCTAATGGCCAACGCCTATTTTTGGACTCTTCAGCCCTATTTCATCCTACTCTCTCACATCCCCTACGGCTTGTGTGGCAACGTTATGGCCGCCTACATGGCTGCGTACGTTATAATCGGCGATCTTACTGGTACGCAGGCAAGAACTTCGCGGCTTTCTATCGCCGGCATCATGTACTTGCTCTCCTCCCCCGTCGGCAGCGCTCTCGGGACGGCACTCTACCAGTCCAATGGCTACACGCTGGTTTTCGGGATTGAAGTCGTCATCTCAGCCCTTTCCGCCGTCTATGTTGTGGCCAGGTTCGACAATAAACCACCTGGACGCGATGGGGAACAAGACGAGAAGAGGAAAATTTTGTCTTTAGAGACGATCATGACGCCATTCCGAGTAGTGttgaaaaaacgagagagggaagggcgaCCGCAGATTCTTGGTCACattgtctgtatttctctcttcatGATGTCAGCCG ACGACGACTTCTCCTTTTTGTTCCTTTACACCCGGAAGAAGTTTGACTGGAATTATTTCAACTTTACCGTGTGGAGCATATTCAGAACTCCAATTTCCATCATAG CGGCTTGCGTGGTGGTGCCTATCCTGAGCTACCGTTTTGGCATGAGGGACACCCTGCTGTCGTTCACTGCCTCCATCTCGCAATTATTTTATGGCGTCCTAATGGGCACAGCTCCTGAATCTTGGGTTTTCTACTTGG CGGTAGTGGTGTCGGGTTGCAAAGACTTCGGCATTTCGTGCTCTCGCGGGGCACTCTCAAAGCTGGTTGAGCAACACGAAATGGGCGCCGTCTTCTCCGTGATCGGGATTGGAGAGGCGCTCCTTCCTCTCGCCGTCAGCCCCGTCTACACCGCTGTCTACAACAGCACTCTCGAGGTCTTCTCTGGAACCGTCTTTCTCCTGCTGGCCTGCGTGAGCGTCATCATTGCAACGATTTATGT ATGGCTTTTGACCCACTTTGAGGAGGTGAATGATGAAGAAACATCAACCAGCTAG
- the LOC119577980 gene encoding F-box/LRR-repeat protein 2-like, with product MPPRKLVETLEHMCFMVLAGNIHQMAVELEEGVESFKVSEEQLACMVESLPGVINENLITKVIETIHQTVSRTRRTIGMATCLRVLLQPCVQTLDLSGLFFKMRLPGAINMTIRSIVLEHVESMKNLTVLNMVSKCSDEILHIVSQSCKGIVDINVSISDLVTDAGLKALAVGCPKLEKLGIYKCWEVTTEGIEHVLRHSKNLQRLQSDQLGSVLINKFYKSDTEFKLTHFEQTQTLFEPLEEEIAWVGRACPDLESASLFLDDESLALLPKLGDVKVLEVETSAVLGKGFVKAVTSLGHCLTTLQLNCDDVSQEKLVLLGKQCPHLTTLHITTATVEGDERLLNPGHLFSSLTSLHLQVWKEAVISNECVEFFLLWCFKLESLVLKAEVEFLTDQYLNRILLANPLKQAKRIIIASDKHVPLTYASVHRLIASCPNLDNLGVSSWNLTEEEFFQIRDDAKKNNYNLMIS from the exons ATGCCTCCAAGAAAGTTGGTAGAGACATTGGAGCACATGTGCTTCATGGTGCTTGCAGGCAACATTCACCAAATGGCA GTAGAATTAGAAGAAGGAGTTGAAAGTTTTAAGGTATCAGAGGAGCAGTTGGCATGTATGGTTGAATCCCTTCCAGGAGTCataaatgaaaatttgataacaaAAGTGATTGAAACAATACACCAAACTGTAAGCAGGACACGTAGAACTATTGGCATGGCAACCTGCCTTCGTGTTCTTTTGCAGCCTTGTGTTCAAACCTTAGATCTGAGTGGACTGTTCTTTAAAATGAGACTCCCAGGAGCAATAAATATGACAATTAGAAGTATTGTTTTAGAACATGTGGAAAGCATGAAGAATCTGACTGTTTTGAATATGGTAAGCAAGTGTAGTGATGAAATTTTGCACATTGTCAGCCAGAGCTGCAAAGGCATTGTTGATATCAATGTTTCCATCTCAGATTTAGTCACAGATGCTGGACTAAAAGCTTTGGCTGTAGGATGCCCAAAATTAGAAAAACTTGGCATATACAAGTGCTGGGAAGTGACGACAGAAGGTATAGAGCATGTTCTTCGGCATTCAAAGAACTTACAAAGGCTTCAGAGTGACCAGTTGGGATCCGTTTTGATCAATAAGTTCTACAAGTCAGATACTGAATTCAAGTTAACACATTTTGAACAAACTCAG ACACTGTTCGAACCCCTTGAAGAAGAGATAGCGTGGGTGGGCAGAGCCTGTCCGGACTTAGAATCTGCCAGTCTCTTTTTGGATGACGAAAGTCTTGCTCTGCTGCCTAAACTGGGTGATGTTAA AGTATTAGAAGTTGAAACATCAGCAGTACTAGGTAAAGGGTTCGTAAAAGCTGTGACAAGTTTAGGACATTGTCTTACAACCCTGCAGCTCAACT GTGATGATGTAAGTCAAGAGAAACTAGTGCTTTTGGGAAAGCAATGCCCTCACTTGACCACTTTGCACATCACCACAGCCACAGTCGAAGGAGATGAAAGACTGCTAAACCCAGGCCATCTGTTCTCATCTCTCACCTCACTACACCTCCAAGTTTGGAAAGAAGCTGTTATAAGTA ATGAATGTGTGGAATTTTTCCTTCTGTGGTGTTTCAAGCTCGAATCTCTTGTATTGAAAGCAGAGGTTGAATTTCTGACTGATCAGTACTTAAATAGAATTCTCCTCGCCAACCCTCTGAAGCAAGCGAAGCGTATTATCATTGCATCTGATAAGCAT GTACCCCTCACATATGCAAGTGTTCATCGCCTGATTGCTTCCTGCCCGAACCTGGACAATCTTGGGGTGTCATCATGGAATCTTACTGAGGAGGAATTCTTTCAAATTCGTGATGATGCCAAGAAAAATAACTATAATCTGATGATCTCATAA
- the LOC119577977 gene encoding LOW QUALITY PROTEIN: alkylated DNA repair protein alkB homolog 8-like (The sequence of the model RefSeq protein was modified relative to this genomic sequence to represent the inferred CDS: inserted 1 base in 1 codon): MSGKRDKAQKKIARCLAILQRDLPDIQASETPTKFLFIGNAGLTTNADESSLIELIRKTGTSVEAIMLLPSKQYSFACFASEDQAKQAFEYAHGHVDTPGASSPVYMAYVDKVPPRPAQQHSPPPGLQIVENFISESEEDMLLNLIDWGEQPGDKAEGSLLKHRQVRHFGYEFKYGSNSVDKDXPLPFGIPEPLSGIVRRIVEQGWMPVPPDQLTINRYLPGQGIPPHVDTHRSFTDEILSLSTGGGVIMDFRLVVSDKPQHRTMYLPSRSLCVMAGPARYEWTHGICPRMTDVVPGRNGIAGLHLCPRQERISFTFRKVREGECLCGNRRVCDSVIQNSSYNPNSGATSADFISDDVQAMRLEQQHVLQVYDQIAGHFSATRHKPWPNVLEFVTSLPSGAALLDVGCGNGKYLGHNEKIFQMGCDTSYELVKICNTRGFEVLTSNCLQLPFRDSTFDAVICIAVIHHLASVERRLASLKEMARVLRIGGKGLVYVWAMEQQRGKKKSAYLKQNKANQKEEENGENVGSNTTYDMDINSGKSDDFSSRLKEVMQESPKSPALKDVPLPVHVNRTEFVQQDMLVPWKLKPQIKKEAKEKGKNKKSDNRSNKKSDNDKSNIVCDGVSQNLDKDDQPSKLVESIQGNSNTAASDSCETTVEGQEPIFHRYYHVFKQGELETLCGKIEGLTVVKSYYDEGNWCVIFEKSG, encoded by the exons ATGAGTGGGAAGAGAGACAAGGCtcagaaaaaaatagcaagatGTCTTGCTATACTTCAGCGAGATTTGCCAGACATTCAGGCATCAGAAACTccaacaaag TTTCTCTTCATAGGAAATGCTGGGTTAACCACCAATGCAGATGAATCCTCTTTGATCGAGTTGATAAGGAAAACAGGAACCAGTGTAGAAGCCATAATGCTATTACCAAGCAAGCAGTATAGCTTTGCCTGCTTTGCCTCTGAGGACCAAGCCAAACAGGCATTTGAATATGCTCATGGGCATGTGGACACCCCAGGAGCCTCTTCACCTGTGTATATGGCTTACGTTGATAAAG TGCCTCCCAGGCCAGCTCAGCAACACTCTCCCCCACCAGGACTTCAAATTGTGGAAAATTTTATATCGGAAAGTGAGGAGGACATGTTGCTTAATCTCATTGACTGGGGAGAACAACCAGGAGATAAGGCGGAAG GAAGTTTACTGAAACACCGTCAAGTGCGGCACTTTGGCTATGAGTTCAAGTATGGCAGCAATTCTGTGGACAAGG AACCACTGCCGTTTGGTATACCTGAACCTCTGAGTGGCATAGTTAGGAGGATCGTTGAGCAAGGATGGATGCCTGTTCCCCCCGATCAGCTGACCATTAATAGATATCTCCCAGGACAAG GTATACCACCTCATGTGGACACCCACAGATCCTTCACAGATGAGATACTTTCCTTGAGTACAGGTGGGGGTGTCATAATGGATTTCCGACTTGTAGTGTCTGATAAACCGCAACACCGTACTATGTATCTACCATCAAGATCTCTTTGTGTAATGGCTGGACCTGCAAG GTATGAATGGACACATGGAATTTGCCCCCGCATGACAGATGTTGTACCAGGAAGGAATGGCATTGCGGGGCTGCATCTGTGTCCTCGTCAGGAACGGATATCTTTTACCTTTAGAAAAGTTAGAGAAGGAGAATGCCTTTGTGGTAATAGAAGAGTATGTGACTCAGTCATACAGAATTCAAGCT ACAACCCAAACAGTGGTGCTACTTCAGCTGATTTTATCTCGGATGATGTTCAAGCCATGAGACTAGAGCAACAGCATGTCCTTCAAGTATATGATCAAATTGCTGGACATTTTAGTGCAACACGACACAAGCCATGGCCAAATGTGTTAGAG ttTGTAACCTCATTACCATCAGGAGCTGCATTGCTTGATGTTGGTTGTGGAAATGGCAAATATCTTGGGCACAACGAGAAAATATTTcag ATGGGATGTGACACCAGCTATGAATTAGTCAAGATTTGCAATACTCGTGGATTCGAAGTATTGACCTCCAATTGCCTGCAGTTACCTTTTAGGGATTCTACCTTTGATGCTGTTATATGTATAGCAGTTATACATCATCTTGCAAGTGTG GAGCGTCGACTGGCATCCCTAAAGGAAATGGCACGTGTCCTTAGAATAGGTGGGAAGGGTCTGGTGTATGTGTGGGCCATGGAacaacagagaggaaaaaagaaatcgGCTTACCTTAAACAAAATAAAGCTAaccagaaggaggaagagaatggtgaAAATGTGGGTTCAAATACTACTTATGATATGGACATAAATAGTGGGAAAAGTGACGATTTCTCTTCAAGACTTAAGGAGGTAATGCAGGAGTCACCAAAATCTCCTGCATTAAAGGATGTGCCACTTCCTGTCCATGTCAACCGGACAGAATTTGTTCAGCAGGACATGTTAGTGCCTTGGAAATTAAAAccacagataaagaaagaggcaaaagaaaaggggaaaaacaagaaatctGATAATAGAAGCAATAAAAAATCAGACAATGACAAGTCAAATATTGTTTGTGATGGAGTTTCACAAAATTTAGACAAAGATGATCAACCATCCAAACTAGTTGAAAGTATACAAGGAAACTCAAATACGGCAGCATCAGATTCATGTGAGACAACAGTGGAAGGTCAGGAACCGATTTTCCATAGGTACTACCATGTATTTAAACAGGGGGAGCTCGAAACTTTGTGTGGTAAAATAGAAGGGTTAACGGTTGTAAAATCTTATTATGATGAAGGAAACTGGTGTGTCATTTTTGAGAAATCTGGTTGA
- the LOC119577981 gene encoding abasic site processing protein HMCES-like, with protein MCGRTACTLAPDEVCKACSSRTLDSKGNKQYRAAAWRDHPGNHNYSPRQNVAPTSFTPVMLSERHVRGVKRQSEGEEVPSKYVIQPMMWGLIPPFYKGPSATGHGFKTNNCRVEDIEEKKSYKPSLLKGQRCVILCDGFYEWQSTKGEKEKQPYFIYAPQPEGVEIWNRDTWDKPDVWSEEEGWKGPRLLKMAGLFSSWTSSEGEEVMSYTVVTMESGKKFGELHHRVPAILETDQEVEDWLDHSRLGYKEALANLKNDTEITWHPVSKNVNNSRNQEGDLMSPTSLDQKPKETASSKLMASWLSKAPPKQSGIKKEPTTPDSIKKESQAANVKKEVKPSPLAKWLKKGHKNEKE; from the exons ATGTGTGGAAGGACGGCCTG CACCCTCGCTCCTGACGAAGTGTGCAAAGCCTGCAGCTCCCGAACTCTCGACAGCAAAGGTAACAAGCAGTATCGAGCAGCCGCCTGGCGTGACCATCCAGGGAACCACAATTATTCACCGAGACAAAATGTAGCACCCACGTCCTTCACTCCAGTTATGTTGAG TGAACGCCATGTACGTGGAGTGAAGAGacaaagtgagggagaggaggtgccATCCAAGTATGTTATACAGCCAATGATGTGGGGCCTCATCCCTCCATTTTATAAG GGACCTTCAGCCACAGGTCATGGGTTCAAGACAAACAATTGCCGTGTGGAAGACATAGAGGAAAAGAAGTCATACAAACCTTCACTTCTCAAGGGACAGag GTGTGTTATCCTGTGTGATGGTTTCTATGAGTGGCAGAGcacaaagggagaaaaagaaaagcaacctTACTTCATTTATGCCCCACAACCAGAAGGG GTGGAGATCTGGAATCGTGATACATGGGACAAGCCTGATGTTTGGAGTGAAGAGGAAGGCTGGAAGGGACCTCGTTTACTGAAAATGGCTGGACTCTTTTCCAGTTGGACATCATCAGAA GGGGAGGAAGTGATGAGCTACACAGTAGTGACCATGGAGTCTGGGAAAAAATTTGGTGAACTTCATCACCGTGTTCCTGCCATTTTGGAAACTGACCAGGAAGTTGAG GACTGGTTAGACCACAGCCGCTTGGGATACAAGGAAGCTCTTGCAAACTTGAAGAATGACACAGAAATAACTTGGCACCCAGTCTCCAAAAATGTCAATAATTCTCGCAACCAAGAAGGGGATTTGATGTCTCCAACCAGCCTCGATCA AAAACCTAAAGAGACTGCCAGCAGCAAGTTGATGGCTTCATGGCTAAGCAAAGCTCCTCCCAAACAGAGTGGAATAAAGAAGGAACCCACAACCCCAGACAGTATTAAGAAAGAAAGCCAAGCAGCCAATGTCAAAAAGGAGGTGAAGCCTTCGCCACTTGCCAAGTGGCTTAAAAAGggacacaaaaatgaaaaggaatga